One Orcinus orca chromosome 8, mOrcOrc1.1, whole genome shotgun sequence genomic window, CCACACGgcgcccccctccaccccccatccAGGCGGGCCGGGGGTCGCTGTACTCCCTGAAGGCGACCCTGGTGGAGCCGCCCTGCAACGACCCCACGGTGTGCCAGCTCCGTGTGTCCAAGAAAACCCTGGTGAGTGATGGGGTTCCTGCGATACCCTGCCCCCAGACTGAGTCTGGCAGTAGTTGGGATGATCGGTCAAGTCCAGAGGGAGGGATCTGAGGCCGCAGCTACCCCACCGTGAGTCACTCCCCAGGCCTGGAAGGCCAGAGACCAAGAAGCTGCAAAAGGGAGGGTGTCTGGGTGCTCAGTCCCGTACTGTGCCTCGCTCTCCCCTATGGGGATGGTTGCCTTGGAGGTGGTCCTCACTGGGGGACCCTCCGGCTCCATCTTGCCAAGGCCTTGCTCCTGTCCCAGCCCCCCAACgggcttcctcctcttcctccagcttTGCAGCTTTGAAGTCCTGGATGAGCTGGGGAAACACATGCTGCTGAGGCAGGACTGTGGCCCAGTGGATACCAAGATTACAGGTGCTGGGATAGCCCAGGGATGCTGGGATAGCTCAGGTCAGACTTCCCTCAGGGGTCAGTCCTGATTCTTCTCTGTTCCAACCCTCTTCTCCAGATGACAAAAATGAGACTTTCAGTTCATTCCTTCCACTGTTGAACAAGGATCCCCTGCCCCAGGTGAGGAGCCTGTTTGTCTGGGGAACTGGCTGCTGCCTTAtattccctctcttcccctcaaCCTGGCCTGGGGCTCCCGGGTCATTCTGAGAAGGAAGCCTTGTAAAGACCCCTCTGCCTTTCCAGGACTTTTCTGTGAAGATGGTTTCAATCTTCAAGGACTTTGTCACCACCTATAACCGGACATATGAAACGACGGAGGGTGAGGACCTAGCCTTGGCTGTACCTGTCCCGATCAGATCAGGACCTTCCCCCCAACTTGGCACCTTGgtgtgggagaggggaagggcacAAGGGGCAGTGCATCCTTTCAAGGGCCCCTAAATCCCCAACTTCTTGCTCAGCCTCCCAGGACTTGGCAGCCATCTCAGGTACCTGGCCCCTTCTCCCATCTGATTTTCCTAGTCAGAAACCATAGGTCTCCATCATCCTGGGTAGAGTGGGATGGGGCAAAGGCCAGATTTTCTCTGCTGGAGGACCCCTGGCATGGTGGCCTTTTCCCACAACCTCCTGTCTCAGGATGTCCTCTGGAGCCCATTTCGGTTCTGCCTTCATACCTGGGAAGTCATCACCCGGGTTTGGCCCCATTGTCACTTGCAGGTCTGGCCCCCTACCCTCACCCACCCCAGGGTTATGCCCTTCTTGAAATAAGCTTCAGGCCTGATCCAGAGCTTACCATTCCCCAGGGAAACCTCTGCCTCTTATCCCCAAGCACCTCTCCTTTTATGATCTGCCTGGGGCCCAAGCCTCTCTTCTACtcgttcctcagaagccaggtgGCGCATGTCCGTCTTTGCCAATAACATGGTGCGAGCGCAGAAGATCCAGGCCCTGGACCGTGGCACAGCTCGGTATGGGGTCACCAAGTTCAGTGACCTTACAGGTAGGGTCAGAGCCGTCATGGTACCTGGAAGAGACAGGGCCTGCTCCCAAGGCCCCTGTTCAGGACTGGCTTAGAATActcttttcccatcccctgccCACAGAGGAGGAGTTCCGCACCATCTACCTGAATCCCCTCCTAAAAGAGGAGCCTGACAAGAGGATGCGCCTAGCCCAGTCCATCCCTGACCTTCCTCCACCTGAGTGGGACTGGAGGAGTAAGGGGGCTGTCACCAAAGTCAAGGACCAGGTTGGACCCCCAAGAAGTGAGGGTGGGACATGAGGACTGCACTGGCGTTTGGAAGGGACCCAGCCCTGACTCTCCCTGTCTCTTGCAGGGCATGTGCGGCTCCTGCTGGGCCTTCTCAGTCACAGGCAACGTGGAGGGCCAGTGGTTCCTAAAACGGGGGTCCCTGCTCTCCCTCTCTGAGCAGGGTGAGCATCCCACTCTGcccaccctgtccccagcccagcccctccggAGGGCTCCTCGGGACCAGGCTTCTGTCTCCTAGAGCTCTTGGACTGTGACAAGGTGGACAAGGCCTGCCTGGGTGGCTTGCCCTCCAACGCCTACTCAGCCATAAGGACTCTGGGTATGCATTCATGGGCTTCAGGAGGGGCAGCAGGAGTCCCAGCTCCCTCCACAGGAAGTCACTTTGGGAGGGGAGAGACATGAGCGTGGCAGTCACCTGAACTGGGTTCGAGTCTTATTGCTGACCCTTACCGGCTGaagaccttgggcaggtcagcTCTTTCAGAGCCTCAGTTGTCTCACCTGGGAAATGGGGCTCCTCATGCCCACTTTGTAGGATCGTCTTAAGTGTCAAGTGAGGAAATATATGTAAAGTTCCTGGTGCACAGCAGGGGGTCTCGGTATTTTCATTGCTTGGCGGTCTGTATTTCTATAATGCTGCTAAACCAGGGAGCAGCACACCTCACCCCTGAGAGGAGGCATTGTCCTAAATTGGCAATTCAGTTGAGCAGTGGGTCGCAGTGGCAGGAAAATGAGGGCTGAGGGATTGAGGTGGCTGTACCAAGATTGGTGAGGGAGTCTGGCAGGGGTCTGGGCCAGATTGGGAGCAAACTGTCAGGGCCGGACAAGCAAGCCAAGGTCAGGAGTCCCAGGAACGCTGGGATGAGTGAGGAGTCAGAAGCTGGGAGCTGGATTCCATCTCTGCCACATTTCTCACTGGGGGCTCCCCcatccctctgggcctcagttgtgTCACCTCTAGAATGAGGCCTCCCTCAGAGAGGATGGCCTATAGCTGGGGGTGGAtagagaacatgaggccttgtGGAGGAGGGGCTTAGCACAGCCCCTGGCTGGGAGCAGATGAGTGTTATGAACTGGGGCCCATGTTTTCTCTAACCCCCGATCTGCCCCCCGCCATTCCCCAGGAGGGCTGGAGACAGAGGACGACTACAGCTACCACGGCCACTTGCAGGCCTGCAGCTTCTCTGCAGAGAAGGCCAAGGTCTACATCAATGACTCAGTGGAGCTGAGCCAGAATGAGCAAAGTGAGTGAGGGAGGGGTGCAGGGGTGAGGACAggccaggtggggctggggcctgggtgcCCCTGACACTGCCCCTCCTCTGTCTTAGAGCTGGCGGCCTGGCTGGCCAAGAAGGGCCCCATCTCCGTTGCCATCAATGCCTTTGGCATGCAGGTAGGACCCCAGCCTCACTGCTGCTCCGGTTCTTGCTGACTCTTCCCCCACTTCTCAGAGCTGGCCCCCTACTCGTCTTCTCCCCCTCAGTTCTACCGCCATGGGATCTCCCACCCACTGCGGCCCCTCTGCAGCCCCTGGCTCATCGACCACGCTGTGCTGCTCGTGGGCTACGGCAACCGTGAGTTCCACTGACCCTGCCctgcccatccatccaccccAGGTCACAGGCAGAGGCTGGACCACAGCATCTCAGGACCTCTGGAGGGGGCATCAGGGGAACACCAAGGAACCTGGTCCTAAACTCTGCCTCGGGCTATGGGCCAGGCAGGATCATCCATCCTCTCTATGAATGGGAAAGCCAAGGCGCTGGGAGGTTGAGGTGTTATGAATGGATACCCTGCTAGAGGCGGGTGGGGGGGTGTCCTCCCCAAACCCCAGAGCCGTACCAGGTCTCCAGGAGCGTGGTAGGTGGGCCTGTCTTGCTTTCTGCTCTTTTCCTAGTACCTGTCACACAGTAGGCCCACAGCAGATGTTTGAAGAGTGCAAAGTGCTTGAGGCCCTGACTCCCTGCTCTCTGCACTGCTCCTCAggctctgccactcccttctgggccATCAAGAACAGCTGGGGCACTGACTGGGGCGAGGAGGTGAGTCTCGCCCGCTTggccccagccctccagcccccATCCTGCCCCGGTGCCCTCACCAACCCCCCCTGTCTCCCAGGGTTACTACTACTTGCACCGTGGCTCCGGGGCCTGTGGTGTGAACATCATGGCCAGCTCAGCAGTGGTGGACTGAGGCATACCAGCTCCGGGCCTGGTGCTGACCAGAGCAGCCCCTTCCCCTGCCTGACCTGCATGACCAGGCCCCTCCCCAGGAGGCACAGCTGGCTGAGGGACGGGCACCAGGTACCTCAGGGTGAGCAAAGGCCACTGGGCTACTCCCACCCTGAAGTTCCCCAACTGCACCTTTGTTGAATTGTTGTAGCTAGGAGGATCTTGGGGTGAAGGATGATGTCTTGGCAGCCAAAGCTGGGGCAAGAACCCTGGGCTCGGGTAAGGAGCAGGGGGAAGAAAATATTCTGGTCTTAAAGCCAGCTTTGTCCTCTGTAGGCTCAGGCTTCCTGCCCCGGCTTTCCTCTGATGCTATAAATTTTCTGGTCCCCCCTGTATCTGGGGACAGTGTTGCCTTCCATGTCTAGAGAAACTGTTGTAACCAACCTTTTCTAACACAATAAAGAGGTGTCCTAGACCCCAGTGTGGTGTGAATGTCGGACCCTGAGGGcaaggaggggtggtggggaccCCTGGAGGAGGGTCACGGTCGGGCAACTGGTCCTGCCCAGAAGCCTGAGGGCCCAGCTTCTGCTTCAGGAAGCAAAAGGAGATGGAGAGGGGCCCACTATGGCTTTTTATTGAGAAACACCTGGCCGGTCATTCTCTAGGGCCCTTGCTCCGAGGGATGGATGGGATCAGCCGGAGGAAGCACCCTCTCTCCGGACTTGCATAGAGAACCTCAGGGGTCGAGGTCAGAGGTCACTCTCCCCGTAGAGGGCGCTGGAGAAGGCCACATAGTCCAGGGCTCCGGCTGGAGCCCCGGCCCCCTTGTAGGGCACCATGCGGCGGATGCAGTACTCGGCCTGCTCAGCTGGGAGTTCCTGCCGCAGCTCCTCAGGTGTGATGTAGTTCTGGGGAAGAAGAGGGATTGAGGGCCCACAGGTCCTGTTCCCTGCCCCCGCCCGCCAGctccctgcaccaccagggactcACCTTGTCTCCCGCCAGGATCTTGAACGAGGCCACAACCTGCTCAGCCGTGTCGGTCTCAGCTGTCTCTCGGGTCATGAAGTCGATGAAGGCCTGGAAGGTCACGACCCCGGCTGCGTTGGGGTCCACCATGGTCATGATTCGAGCAAACTCCACTTCCCCCTGCAGGGTTAGAGGCCGGGCACCGTGCCCGGGGGTGCTTAAGCCAGGAGGGCTCCCAGTGTCCCCCTGGCCTGACAGCTCCAATGACAAGGTACCCCCTTTCTCCATAGACCATCCGCTGCAGCCTTAGCTCTAGGTCTGGGAAATCCTTTCTGCTAGGCTGTGCTCTGCTTCCTGCCCGCGGCAGTGCTTCCTGCTGCCCGTCGGTCCTGACCTTTTCCTGGGCCTCTGTAGTGCTGTTTCTGTGATGTAGAAACGTTGCAAGCTTAGGCTTTGGAGTCACACAGAACAGGGTCCAAATCTAgtgtctttgggcaagttaatttacctctctgagcctttggtaGCCCCTGTGTGAAATGGGGTAATTCTCCCCAGCCCCAGCGGGTGGGTGAGGAGGAAATGAGGTCGTGTGTGAGGTGGGAGGGACACAGGCACAGGTGGGACGGCTGGGGGACACTCACCAGGTCGTAGCCCATGGAGATGAGGCAGGCCCGGAAGTCGTCGGGCTCCATCATGCCATTCCGCTTCTGTAGTGAGGGAGCAGATGTCAGGCTCAGTCCCCAACACCCGCCCCCCCGCTGCCCCTAAGTCCACCACCGCACAGGGCTAAGCCCCTGCTGACCCGGTCAAAGTGGTTGAAGGATGCCCGGAACTCGTTGAGCTGCTCCTGGCTCAGGCCCTTGGCATCTCGGGTCAGTATCTGGTTCTCCACCTCGTTGATGGTGCGGGCAATGGAGGTGAGCAGCTGCTCCCAGCCCACACGGATGTGCTGGGAAAGCAGAAAACAGGCTGGGTCAGTGGGTGGCCAGTGCCTGGCCACTAGGTCTGGCTCCACCCCCAATTCACTGTattgaccctgggcaagtcctcCCCCTTGCTGGGCCTCTGTCCCCATCTGGAGGTTCCACAGAGTGACGTCCAGTGGCCCTTCCTGCCTTAAAGTTTGATGatttattatgtattatgtattgATCAACCAGCCATGGCCAATCCAGGCCTGGGTTTAGACTGCTCTGTGACTGGCCAGGTCACTTTCACTCGCTGGGTCTCAGTATCCCCACAAGTACTTTGGGGGACCTGGCCACGCTGAACTGGGGAACCCCTGGGGCAGATGTGCTGTGTCCAGCTGTGGCCGCCCCAGGCTTCCCCAGCCAGTGCCGCCTCCCCTCTGTCCTGAGCGGGTGTGATCCCACCTCCATGCTGTAGACGGTGTGCTTATTGTCGAACACCAGGTTCTCCTGCAGCAGCTGGTGGTCACCCTCCAGCTGGTCGATGTTGCTCTTGTAGTTGATGATGTTCTGCTCCTGCTGCCGCAGCCCCGCCATCTGCTCCTCCAGAGAGCCGGCCATTCCCGCTGCCAGGCGCCCCACTTCCTGCAGGGGGAGCCGGGCAGAATGAGGGCTCCCAGCTCCCGGTGGCCCAGCCTTGGCCCTACCTCTCCCGGGCTGGCTCCATGATCCCAGCCTTACCTCCACCTTCCCCTGGATCCAGGGCCCGACGGCATTGGCCTGGGCTGCAAACTGCCGCCGGAGCCTCTCGTTCACCTGTTGCCTTGTCAGCTCCTCCTGCAGCGTCTGGTCACGGCTGGGTACCAGCTTTCGGACCTGGGAGGGAGGCTGGTTGTGCCAGGGGCAGCTCTGGGAGTGGGAGATGGGCTCCAGCCCCTCACACTGCTCCCGCCGCTCTGAGCCAAGGCCTCAGGGCTCTTTGGGGGCCAAGCTCTGAGCACTCAGCCTCTCTAGGCTCGTTTCCTCGTCTGCAAAATGGGGCCCATGACATCATTCTTAATGAACTTAGATTGTTTTATAAAGGATGTCCACACACCAAATCTAAGTCTGCTTCAATCAGgcctgccaggggcttccctggtggtgcagtggttaagaatccgtctgccgatgcaagggacacgggttcgagccctggtccgggaagatcacacatgccgcggagcaactaagcccatgtgcaccacagctactgagcctgcgctctagagcccgcgctccacaacaagagaagccgcctcaatgagaagcctgtgcaccacaacgaagagcagcccctgctcgctgcaactagagaaagcccgcgtgcagcaacgaagacccaccacggccaaaaaaaaagaaagaaaaaatcacacCTCACGGGAGAATGCTGCTGTTAcggccattttacagatcagggtGGTTAGAATGCATCTGAGCGGGGGGAGGCAGGGAAAGGCCACAGGTGGCACTGACCGTGTCCCACTTGGTGTTGATGTCCTGCGGGCTGAGGGCGATGTAGGGGTTGGCGGAGCTGGGCCGCAGCCCATATGTTTGGCAGATCTTCTGGATCTCACCCTGGATGCCCAGGATGGCTCCCCTCTCTCGGTCGGCCTCGGGCAATGTCGCCTTGAACTGCTCGTGTGCTGTCACCAGGCTCTGGGGAGAGCAGGCAGGAAGCATCAACCAGCGCCCCCACTTCCTGCAGCAACAAAGGGCAGCAGCGTGCTCCGGGCCATCCAGTGGGGCCAGGGCAGCACTGGCAGGAGAACCCAGGCCTTCCATCTCCCAGCACTCGGGAACTGGTGTTTTTCTCTGGCCCCCCATTTCCCAGGAGCCCAAAGGGGTGGCTGACAGAAACAGGCCGCTTCCCTGTCATCCCCTCCAACTGCCCCACACCTGGAACCCCTGCGCCCACCTGGGTCTCCTCCACCGAGTGCACCAGCCACACGTCCTGCAGGTCCTCCACAGCGCCATCCAGCCAGTTGTTGAAGGGCGCTACCCGCCTGGCAAACTCCAGCTGCAGCTGGTCGATGGTCTCTAGGAGCTTCTCCATCCGCTAGGGCCACAGGGATGGCCAGTCAGCAGCCTGCCCAGCAGGCCCTCTCACCTCCTCCAGTGTCCAGCCTCCAcctccctggcccccagcctCACCTCTAGCGCATCCCGCCTCTTCTGGGTCAACGTGCCCAGGTTGTCCCACTGGTCGCAGATGGCCTGGCAGCGGCTGTTCACCGAGGCCGCCTCGTGGTAGTCTAGCTCACTGGGGGCGGGAAGGGGGGCAACTTTGGGGCCAGACTCCAGCCCAGATTTCTTCCTGACTGCCCTCCAGGGGCTGGAACCTGGGCATAGTGGTGGTGAAGGCATAAGGGAGCCAGGGGAGGTGGGGGCGAAGCGGGGCTTTCCTAGCGCGGGGGCTTCCCAGCGCATTCCCGGGAGAAGGGAGTCCTCAGCTCCAGTCCCTGGAGGAGCTTGGgtggaggggcagggcctggagtTTCGGGGGCCGGTTTCTAAGAGGTGGCACAAGGCCCAGGCTGCTGGTGAGGATTGGGCCTGCCTGAAGCTGAAGGGAGCCGCCAGGTTTGGGGGCAGGTCGAGCGCCAGTGTGGGAAGAACGTGGGTAGCAGAGCGAGCTCCGGAGACGGGGAGAGGGTTACAGGAGGACGGCAGAGTAAGTGGTGACGGGGAAGGACATGGGTGCCAAGGCAGGGTTACCAAACCAGGGAAAGCAAAAGGTCTGGAGGGCTATGGGAgcggggagagggggtggggccaGGTAGGGGCGTGGTCACCCCGGGCTGCCCCGCAGCAATCCGCGCCTACTTGAGCTCCTGGGCCAGCGCAGCGACGTGCTCCACGCGGTCCTGGTGCGCCGCCAGGTCGCTCTCAAAGGCCTCGTGGCGCCGCAGCAGCGCCCGCACCTCCTGCAGCGAAGCCGACTCATAGTCCCGCTGGCTCAGcatctcctccttccctgctcGGAGAGAGGCCCGGCTCAGGTCACCAAGCAGCAGCTGCGACAGGAGCAGGGGGTCCAAGCCGGGCTGTGTGACCATGGagggtcctcatctgtgaaatgtagGTGATCACACCTGCCCAGCCTACCCTCGGGGTTTGCTCTGAGACAATAGTATGATAAAGTTAAGTGAAGCTCCTGTTCCAGGGCATGGCCTGTGAGTGATGTCAGGGTCCCTTGACCCTGCACGATTTGGGGTGGCCCTTGGTACACTTTTGGTATTATTCGATCGCAAAGTGCTTTCCAATGACTCTGTGAACCCAGTGAGCCCTTGATCCATTTTCCTTTGCTTACCCAGTGCCCGGCACTTGGTAGACCCTCTATGAATATTTGttagatgaatgaataatgaatgtaAAAGTGCTTTGAGAATGACAGTTACCATAATTATGCAGATAAGACCACAGTCACAGTAATTGCAGCAgcaaccatttattgagtgcctctgCATTTTGCAGAGAAGGTAACTGAGGTTTAGAAGTTCAAAGACCTGTCAGGATCACATAAATGGCCGTATATTTAAGGAATTATTCTGTCAAACCACTGCTATCCAATATGTCCATAATCCATTATTAGcgttcattatttttttcagcaGGACTCATTCAGTTATAGGATTAAAATCCTTGATAGAATACAGAGAGAATGTTTGCACCCAGTGATATATTTGATTCATGCAATATTTTGGCATCAGTGTACTTTGGGTATAATGTAAGTGATGTTAGTGGGGGAACTCACCTTTGGACACCTGCCACATACACAAATAAAGTGCTAAATGACAAATTAATCAGAGCAGACCTACAGAAGACCAGAGCCAGGAGAAAGTTAGGGGCCTgagtttacagataaagaaactgtggccCCAAAAGGGGCAGTGACTTGACTGCACAGCAAGTCAGGGTGGGACTAGAAAACAGATCTCCAGCTTCCTTGCAGAACGCCAGGACAGAATCAGGCCCCAGAGGTACCTACCCCGGGTCCAGGCTTCGTGCAGGGAGGCCTTCTGCTGGAACTTCTCTGCCAGGTGCTGCAGCCGCTCCAGGCGCCGGATCTCCGAGAGCAGCCAGTCCTCATAGCCCTTCTCCGCTTGCTCCAGCCCCCGCCATGCGTTGGCTATGTCCTATGGGGCAGGCAGAGGTGCCCGCCATCACAGTTCACCCGTTATACAGACGGGGACAGAGAGTCCAAGGTCACCCGGAGGATGTGGGCAGGGCCGGGGTCACCACCTCCCCTGGCCTGGCTCACCGAGACCAGCTTGCCCTCAGATGGCATGAAGGCGGGCCGGTGGCTCAGCCGCAGCTTGGTTTGCAATGTGTTGAAGTTGATCTCCAGCTGGCACTTCTCCTGCACGCGGGGCGGCTTGTGCAGGCGCCGGTAGTCCCGGAAGTCCTCCAGCTTGCGCTGCATGGTGTTCTTGCTGGGCTCGCCCGTGCGGTTCTCCAGCCACGGCACGGTGCGGCGGATCCATTCCAGCAGCTGCAGGGCCAGGCAGGGGCAGAGCAGAGAGCGCTGAGTGGGCCTGCTCACCTCGCCCACCCCTCTCCACCCACACCCAAGCTGTGGCCTGAAGGCCGGGCCTCAAGCAGAGTGGGGGTCCCCGCTCGTCAGGGCAGGAGCAGGACGGTTAACTTCTGAGTCCAGGGACCAGTGTAGGTCGGCAAAGCACAAAGGGCCAGGAGACTGCCTAAAGATGAGTGAATGGAGAAATGAACGAGTAACTGGATGGATGATGAGTGGATGACAGGAGGCTGGGTGGGCGGAAGGGGGCCGGGGGTGGGTAGAGATggcaggaggaggctgggagaggccacggctACTCTGAGAAGAGGTAGGCTCTGCAGGTCCAGTCCAGGGCTCAGCTGGGTTGGGAGAGCACAggtaggggagagggggaggtccTCTCAGCCCCAGCCTCACCTCACTGGCCAGCTTCTCGTACTCCTCCATCAGCTTCTCGTTCTCCTGGTTCACGGCCAGCACCTTGCAGATCCTGTTGGCGGCTGTCTCTGCCTGTGGTGGGAGTGGGCGGAAGGGCTGGCGTTAGAGCAAGCTGCCACAGACACCCCCGACCCAGCCTCCCTCTGTAAACCCTTCAAACCTGGGCCCATGCAACAGAGGAGAGGATGAGGGGGCACATCTTGTAGGGTAAGGATGGGCTCCCAGGCCAGAAGCCTCTGCGCCTGAGCTCCCCCAAGGATCGAGTATGTGCGGCTGGGACAGTGGCACTCCCACCCACATGGGGCCTGGCACCTCCAAACGTGGAGATGCCGCCAAGCTTGGGCCCCTGGGCCCACACGCCCAGCCCAGGCAGCAGCAGCTGAGCCCCTACCTGCTCCGCCCCCGCGAAGGCGTGGTAGAAGCAGGAAACGTAGGTCATGACGGCCTTCTCATCGGGCTTTGGGGTGTTCACGATGTCTGCGGGATGGCAGCGAGGTGTTGACTGGCCGAAgccaggggtggggag contains:
- the CTSF gene encoding cathepsin F isoform X4, translating into MAPWLQLLLLLGLLPGAAPAPNEPRAAGAQAWELASPELLEPARFALEMYNRGRAARTRATLRVVRGGVRRAGRGSLYSLKATLVEPPCNDPTVCQLRVSKKTLLCSFEVLDELGKHMLLRQDCGPVDTKITDDKNETFSSFLPLLNKDPLPQDFSVKMVSIFKDFVTTYNRTYETTEEARWRMSVFANNMVRAQKIQALDRGTARYGVTKFSDLTEEEFRTIYLNPLLKEEPDKRMRLAQSIPDLPPPEWDWRSKGAVTKVKDQGMCGSCWAFSVTGNVEGQWFLKRGSLLSLSEQGGLETEDDYSYHGHLQACSFSAEKAKVYINDSVELSQNEQKLAAWLAKKGPISVAINAFGMQFYRHGISHPLRPLCSPWLIDHAVLLVGYGNRSATPFWAIKNSWGTDWGEEGYYYLHRGSGACGVNIMASSAVVD
- the CTSF gene encoding cathepsin F isoform X3 — its product is MAPWLQLLLLLGLLPGAAPAPNEPRAAGAQAWELASPELLEPARFALEMYNRGRAARTRATLRVVRGGVRRAGRGSLYSLKATLVEPPCNDPTVCQLRVSKKTLLCSFEVLDELGKHMLLRQDCGPVDTKITDDKNETFSSFLPLLNKDPLPQDFSVKMVSIFKDFVTTYNRTYETTEARWRMSVFANNMVRAQKIQALDRGTARYGVTKFSDLTEEEFRTIYLNPLLKEEPDKRMRLAQSIPDLPPPEWDWRSKGAVTKVKDQGMCGSCWAFSVTGNVEGQWFLKRGSLLSLSEQELLDCDKVDKACLGGLPSNAYSAIRTLGGLETEDDYSYHGHLQACSFSAEKAKVYINDSVELSQNEQKLAAWLAKKGPISVAINAFGMQFYRHGISHPLRPLCSPWLIDHAVLLVGYGNRSATPFWAIKNSWGTDWGEEGYYYLHRGSGACGVNIMASSAVVD
- the CTSF gene encoding cathepsin F isoform X1; protein product: MAPWLQLLLLLGLLPGAAPAPNEPRAAGAQAWELASPELLEPARFALEMYNRGRAARTRATLRVVRGGVRRAGRGSLYSLKATLVEPPCNDPTVCQLRVSKKTLLCSFEVLDELGKHMLLRQDCGPVDTKITDDKNETFSSFLPLLNKDPLPQDFSVKMVSIFKDFVTTYNRTYETTEEARWRMSVFANNMVRAQKIQALDRGTARYGVTKFSDLTEEEFRTIYLNPLLKEEPDKRMRLAQSIPDLPPPEWDWRSKGAVTKVKDQGMCGSCWAFSVTGNVEGQWFLKRGSLLSLSEQELLDCDKVDKACLGGLPSNAYSAIRTLGGLETEDDYSYHGHLQACSFSAEKAKVYINDSVELSQNEQKLAAWLAKKGPISVAINAFGMQFYRHGISHPLRPLCSPWLIDHAVLLVGYGNRSATPFWAIKNSWGTDWGEEGYYYLHRGSGACGVNIMASSAVVD
- the CTSF gene encoding cathepsin F isoform X2, yielding MAPWLQLLLLLGLLPGAAPAPNEPRAAGAQAWELASPELLEPARFALEMYNRGRAARTRATLRVVRGGVRRAGRGSLYSLKATLVEPPCNDPTVCQLRVSKKTLLCSFEVLDELGKHMLLRQDCGPVDTKITDDKNETFSSFLPLLNKDPLPQDFSVKMVSIFKDFVTTYNRTYETTEEARWRMSVFANNMVRAQKIQALDRGTARYGVTKFSDLTEEEFRTIYLNPLLKEEPDKRMRLAQSIPDLPPPEWDWRSKGAVTKVKDQGMCGSCWAFSVTGNVEGQWFLKRGSLLSLSEQELLDCDKVDKACLGGLPSNAYSAIRTLGGLETEDDYSYHGHLQACSFSAEKAKVYINDSVELSQNEQKLAAWLAKKGPISVAINAFGMQSWPPTRLLPLSSTAMGSPTHCGPSAAPGSSTTLCCSWATATALPLPSGPSRTAGALTGARRVTTTCTVAPGPVV
- the ACTN3 gene encoding alpha-actinin-3 — protein: MMMVMQPEGLGTGEGPFAGGGGRGGEYMEQEEDWDRDLLLDPAWEKQQRKTFTAWCNSHLRKAGTQIENIEEDFRNGLKLMLLLEVISGERLPRPDKGKMRFHKIANVNKALDFIASKGVKLVSIGAEEIVDGNLKMTLGMIWTIILRFAIQDISVEETSAKEGLLLWCQRKTAPYRNVNVQNFHTSWKDGLALCALIHRHRPDLIDYAKLRKDDPIGNLNTAFEVAEKYLDIPKMLDAEDIVNTPKPDEKAVMTYVSCFYHAFAGAEQAETAANRICKVLAVNQENEKLMEEYEKLASELLEWIRRTVPWLENRTGEPSKNTMQRKLEDFRDYRRLHKPPRVQEKCQLEINFNTLQTKLRLSHRPAFMPSEGKLVSDIANAWRGLEQAEKGYEDWLLSEIRRLERLQHLAEKFQQKASLHEAWTRGKEEMLSQRDYESASLQEVRALLRRHEAFESDLAAHQDRVEHVAALAQELNELDYHEAASVNSRCQAICDQWDNLGTLTQKRRDALERMEKLLETIDQLQLEFARRVAPFNNWLDGAVEDLQDVWLVHSVEETQSLVTAHEQFKATLPEADRERGAILGIQGEIQKICQTYGLRPSSANPYIALSPQDINTKWDTVRKLVPSRDQTLQEELTRQQVNERLRRQFAAQANAVGPWIQGKVEEVGRLAAGMAGSLEEQMAGLRQQEQNIINYKSNIDQLEGDHQLLQENLVFDNKHTVYSMEHIRVGWEQLLTSIARTINEVENQILTRDAKGLSQEQLNEFRASFNHFDRKRNGMMEPDDFRACLISMGYDLGEVEFARIMTMVDPNAAGVVTFQAFIDFMTRETAETDTAEQVVASFKILAGDKNYITPEELRQELPAEQAEYCIRRMVPYKGAGAPAGALDYVAFSSALYGESDL